Proteins co-encoded in one Zygotorulaspora mrakii chromosome 5, complete sequence genomic window:
- the HSV2 gene encoding phosphatidylinositol-3,5-bisphosphate binding protein HSV2 (similar to Saccharomyces cerevisiae HSV2 (YGR223C); ancestral locus Anc_5.105): MNVRKAIIEPTGRKPARFLHVSFNQDDSCFSAATESGFLIYNTDPLACKLVKQFHEDVRAGKSEVGVGIGYTRMLYRTNYTALVGGGKRPRYPLNKLIIWDDLQQRECVILKFMSPIRHVFLSRMHIIVVLENSIEVFQFQPTPKRICPSLDISQNGPVDFVVSQTKMRRESQNNGNSNPETILNNNNNGNAGTQVGNINGILAFPSARSVGQVHIADLTRLKYNDQNPDGTQLLPTSIIKAHKTQIRMLKLNHQGTMVATCSIQGTLIRIFSTHNGSLIKELRRGLDRADIYEMSFSPKGSKLAVVSDKQTLHIFQITSGKDNHGSHGGSNEERPQNKHHALKNIVPSGWKPKYLDSVWSMCSIHLKNPMLRNSDMDTHFQKDRCRIGWCRDNNSENGNDLEDEDSIVLVWRQTGVWEKYVILEKEQDSQKVYSAQETLRNESTNNRGTQWELTRESWREL, translated from the coding sequence ATGAATGTGAGGAAAGCAATAATAGAGCCGACAGGTCGGAAACCTGCAAGATTTTTGCATGTTTCTTTTAATCAGGACGATTCTTGTTTTAGCGCAGCTACTGAGTCAGGGTTCTTAATTTACAACACGGATCCATTGGCCTGCAAGCTTGTCAAACAATTTCACGAAGATGTGAGAGCCGGGAAAAGTGAGGTCGGTGTAGGAATCGGCTATACTCGAATGTTATATCGTACAAACTATACCGCTCTTGTTGGGGGTGGCAAAAGACCTAGATATCCTCTTAACAAGCTCATCATCTGGGATGATTTACAACAGAGGGAATGTGTTATTTTGAAGTTTATGTCACCAATAAGGCATGTTTTCTTATCAAGAATGCATATAATTGTCGTATTGGAAAACAGCATTGAAGTGTTCCAATTTCAGCCAACACCAAAGAGAATATGCCCATCTCTGGACATATCACAAAACGGACCTGTCGATTTTGTTGTGTcacaaacaaaaatgaGACGTGAATCTCAGAACAATGGCAACAGCAATCCAGAGACCATTCTgaacaataacaacaacGGCAATGCAGGCACTCAGGTGGGAAATATTAATGGCATACTAGCTTTCCCATCCGCAAGAAGTGTTGGTCAAGTTCATATAGCAGATTTGACACGTTTGAAGTACAATGACCAAAATCCTGATGGAACGCAATTATTGCCTACATCAATCATAAAGGCCCATAAAACTCAAATTAGGATGTTAAAGTTGAATCATCAAGGAACAATGGTTGCTACATGCTCTATTCAAGGAACACTTATTCGAATTTTTAGTACACACAACGGTTCCCTTATAAAAGAGTTGAGGAGGGGGTTGGATAGAGCTGACATATACGAAATGTCCTTCAGTCCCAAAGGAAGCAAACTTGCAGTTGTTTCTGATAAGCAGACGCTacacatttttcaaataacgTCTGGAAAGGATAACCATGGAAGTCATGGTGGCAGTAATGAAGAAAGGCCACAAAACAAACATCATGCTCTGAAGAATATTGTACCTAGCGGCTGGAAGCCGAAATATCTGGATAGTGTTTGGTCAATGTGCAGTATCCATCTGAAGAATCCAATGCTAAGAAATAGTGATATGGATACCCATTTTCAGAAGGATAGATGTAGGATTGGCTGGTGCCGAGACAATAACTCTGAAAATGGAAACGATTTGGAGGACGAGGACAGCATTGTTCTTGTATGGAGACAAACTGGAGTATGGGAAAAGTATGTCATTTTGGAGAAGGAGCAAGACTCGCAAAAAGTATACTCTGCACAGGAAACTTTGCGAAATGAATCAACCAACAATAGAGGGACACAATGGGAGCTCACAAGAGAATCATGGAGAGAACTTTAG
- the PET54 gene encoding Pet54p (similar to Saccharomyces cerevisiae PET54 (YGR222W); ancestral locus Anc_5.106), with translation MSCLGIMSARKTVSSVLEYLKSGKVLGTRSPQILQSEKSILKNESTALRYKSYYPSLRKEDFISILPERILAPKADSGYMSDDTFQLVKCRDPKFFQFQDSYILLFRDNKAMRKYYESTSLSRIFKVRVKFNILPKNDGMIPVYSRYAKNLESAFQGGESYFKSIKEEQPIEDLSEQDLILLQKSVIPIEERSALIWNLPIQLKSHNIMDKFWFYDIKHCFKLYWDTQTGKTLHYVAFNDPVDCLKLKRNFHGVNFDDCPQYKLLVETLNGEC, from the coding sequence ATGAGCTGTCTTGGAATTATGTCAGCTAGAAAGACAGTATCTTCTGTTCTTGAATACTTGAAGAGTGGCAAAGTACTGGGAACAAGATCCCCGCAGATTTTGCAGTCGGAGAAGAGTATATTGAAGAATGAATCCACTGCTTTGAGATATAAAAGTTACTACCCTTCATTGAGGAAGGAGGATTTCATTTCCATTCTCCCTGAAAGGATTCTGGCTCCGAAGGCTGATTCAGGGTACATGTCGGATGACACATTTCAGCTGGTGAAATGTAGAGATcctaaattttttcaattccagGATAGTTATATACTTTTATTTCGAGACAATAAGGCAATGAGAAAGTACTACGAATCAACGTCACTTTCACGGATATTCAAGGTCCGTGTTAAGTTCAATATTCTGCCAAAAAACGATGGTATGATACCGGTATATTCGCGTTATGCTAAAAATCTGGAATCCGCATTCCAGGGAGGTGAATCGTATTTCAAATCTATCAAAGAGGAACAACCGATTGAGGATTTATCTGAGCAAGActtgattcttttgcagAAATCTGTGATACCTATAGAAGAAAGATCGGCATTAATATGGAATTTACCGATTCAGCTAAAATCTCATAATATAATGGATAAATTTTGGTTTTACGATATCAAGCACTGTTTCAAATTATATTGGGACACTCAAACAGGTAAAACACTTCATTATGTAGCTTTTAATGATCCTGTTGATTGCTtaaaactgaaaagaaattttcatggtgtcaattttgatgattgcCCTCAATATAAGTTACTAGTGGAAACGCTGAACGGAGAATGCTGA
- a CDS encoding uncharacterized protein (similar to Saccharomyces cerevisiae TOS2 (YGR221C) and SKG6 (YHR149C); ancestral locus Anc_5.107), translating into MWFNVSRKTAIFQSLTILYFGSVVSGGEMEEIYVVKRADSSTDSSTPTSTSGSSRRSSTGARCTGSRAECQRPSNVGALTVGLAIAIPVGVVILVCAVVLYKVYRRNKKEAEEDNDPDFDGDAEYMPSVDYQAYNLGSVSNSSNSRTPMDNREKYDNYFPPLYGNHNNPGYRDSYRSSRQKMVDPFFVPHVSDENSLRDFAKQIQSEDLGPYRIASNHYSRSASHSSLPSEKNLASMSRRNNSSLNTSTLNDPSNLQKSKTQETDSTSSTGSHIYESPVKSTAGEATEQYVEHNSGYDVEHSRNDTTMDDSFSNHILKPEPSLQRNENRTGNGISRDTFNFEMLNGSDIGHQSPFGNDANEMLPRENRSRTAALNEKNSDDVREQNRILHLSAEEEENIQRMKSIYKVYLDRNGTVKQNPFENDAEDKEPLEDIPVRKSVERSLANDVHQESNLSEVPVDQSALHDSQNELNLPEQSHRIASSIYSALPPQVPEFQQYQQLPISNGRPLENDNYKEYGPPYQSAGNGPTQQYPTQQYPTQQYPTQQYPTQQYPTQQYPVHQPYPMQNYSNHPYANQYAHPQTFESIDELPTPTNLPYSSSSHSLTSFKQKSKQVALTQLQAARVNGTAVNPTDHPDMFYSQDALHLYSNNGYNQPRAPYQLRQSVVMTNPSDLVGAPRFKPAGSIRNMSSVNSRNNSMTTGLNQQFLQSQIPDNRVSGLLNDHDLIQPPSVTGILPHSSSQEDLRKQIGTSHNYNVF; encoded by the coding sequence ATGTGGTTTAACGTCTCTCGGAAGACAGCAATCTTTCAGTCCTTAACGATCCTGTATTTCGGCAGTGTGGTATCTGGTGGTGAGATGGAGGAGATTTATGTGGTGAAAAGAGCGGATTCAAGTACGGATTCGAGCACGCCCACATCAACATCAGGTAGCTCTAGAAGGTCCTCTACGGGTGCCAGATGCACTGGTAGTAGAGCAGAGTGCCAGAGACCATCCAATGTCGGTGCTTTGACGGTAGGGCTAGCTATAGCCATTCCTGTGGGAGTTGTCATTCTTGTTTGTGCAGTGGTGCTTTACAAGGTGTATCgtagaaataaaaaagaagcagaagagGATAATGATCCAGATTTTGATGGAGACGCGGAATATATGCCTTCGGTTGATTATCAAGCCTACAATTTGGGGTCTGTTTCGAACTCATCGAACTCGCGTACACCTATGGACAACagagaaaaatatgataaCTACTTCCCACCGCTTTATGGTAATCACAATAATCCAGGCTATCGGGACTCATACAGGAGCTCACGCCAAAAGATGGTAGATCCATTCTTTGTGCCACACGTTTCCGATGAAAACTCCCTGAGAGACTTCGCCAAGCAGATTCAAAGTGAAGATCTAGGGCCTTACAGGATCGCGTCAAACCATTATTCACGGAGTGCGAGCCATTCTTCATTACCTTCCGAAAAGAATTTGGCCAGTATGTCGCGACGCAACAATTCAAGTCTGAACACTTCGACATTGAATGATCCATCAAACTTACAGAAAAGCAAGACGCAAGAAACAGATTCTACTTCCTCAACTGGGTCACATATCTACGAAAGTCCTGTTAAGAGTACAGCTGGTGAGGCAACAGAGCAATATGTCGAGCATAATAGCGGCTATGATGTCGAACACTCTAGAAATGACACTACGATGgatgattctttttcaaatcataTTTTAAAACCTGAACCGTCGCtacaaagaaatgaaaatcGAACTGGAAACGGAATCTCCAGGGAcactttcaattttgaaatgctAAATGGCAGTGATATTGGTCATCAGTCACCATTTGGAAATGATGCCAATGAAATGCTTCCAAGAGAAAACAGATCGAGAACTGCTGCCCTAAACGAGAAAAATTCGGATGATGTTCGTGAACAAAATCGTATCCTTCATCTATCagcagaagaagaggagaaTATTCAGAGAATGAAAAGTATTTACAAGGTTTATCTCGATAGAAATGGCACTGTGAAGCAAAATCCGTTCGAAAACGATGCTGAAGATAAAGAGCCATTAGAGGATATCCCCGTAAGAAAGTCTGTGGAAAGGTCACTTGCAAACGATGTACATCAAGAATCCAATCTATCCGAAGTTCCAGTCGACCAGTCGGCTCTGCATGACTCACAGAATGAACTAAATTTGCCAGAACAATCTCACAGGATAGCGTCTTCGATATATTCAGCGCTACCTCCTCAAGTGCCAGAATTTCAGCAGTATCAACAActtccaatttcaaatggaAGACCGCTTGAAAACGACAACTACAAAGAATATGGTCCTCCATATCAGTCAGCAGGAAATGGGCCAACGCAACAGTATCCAACGCAACAATATCCAACGCAACAATATCCAACGCAACAATATCCAACGCAACAATATCCAACGCAACAATATCCAGTGCATCAACCATACCCCATGCAGaattattcaaatcatcCGTACGCCAATCAATATGCACATCCACAAACGTTTGAAAGTATTGACGAGCTGCCAACACCGACAAATTTACCGTactcatcttcatcacaTTCACTGACATcattcaaacaaaaatcaaaacaagTTGCATTGACGCAGTTACAAGCTGCCAGAGTGAATGGGACGGCTGTGAATCCGACAGACCATCCGGATATGTTTTATTCGCAAGATGCCCTGCATTTGTATTCGAATAATGGCTACAACCAACCCAGAGCTCCTTACCAATTGAGGCAAAGTGTTGTCATGACAAATCCATCCGACCTGGTGGGTGCGCCAAGATTTAAACCGGCAGGTTCAATCAGAAACATGAGTTCAGTGAACTCCAGGAATAATAGTATGACAACTGGACTAAACCAGCAGTTTCTACAAAGCCAAATACCTGACAACAGAGTTAGCGGTCTTTTAAATGACCACGACTTAATTCAACCGCCAAGTGTCACAGGAATTCTACCGCATAGCAGCTCTCAAGAAGACttgagaaaacaaattggcACGTCGCACAATTACAATGTGTTCTGA